From Ignatzschineria sp. RMDPL8A, a single genomic window includes:
- the trpCF gene encoding bifunctional indole-3-glycerol-phosphate synthase TrpC/phosphoribosylanthranilate isomerase TrpF, which yields MKLTHTVLDEIVRLRKIDIDALKIKEPLDTFQNALLPSDRDFYAALNAKKAAHQPAFILECKKASPSKGLIRDDFDVTTIVETYNHYATAISVLTEHRHFQGEFHYLELAKAASQQPILCKDFVVDAYQIYKARFHGANAILLMLSVLDDAEYEALASVAHSLKMGVLTEVNDEAEVERALALNAKVIGINNRDLRDLSIDLGKTERLAKLMPAEQIIISESGILEHGTMKELTQFADGFLIGSALMAETNLDQAVRKMVNGPHKVCGLTSNQDAQAAYDAGASFGGLIFVPSSPRAVTLDEAKTIIDGVNLGFIGVFQNESIDEIVTIATALNLVGIQLHGDESGAYIENLQNALAVAGKPSIKLIKALSIKEDFAEMMKGEETPFCELLTLHRDGVIDYLLLDGKKGGSGTPFNWAILQNAPLKSHLKRSFLAGGLNQDNLVEALAFNSYGVDINSGAERAPGKKDAGMLNTLFQIMTDNLVGVKQ from the coding sequence ATGAAATTGACTCATACCGTTCTCGATGAGATTGTGCGCCTTCGTAAGATCGATATCGACGCACTTAAAATTAAAGAGCCGCTCGACACCTTCCAAAACGCGCTTCTCCCCAGTGACCGTGATTTTTACGCGGCACTTAACGCAAAAAAAGCCGCTCATCAACCGGCCTTTATTCTTGAATGTAAAAAAGCCTCGCCCTCAAAAGGATTAATACGTGATGACTTTGATGTCACCACCATCGTTGAGACCTATAACCACTACGCCACCGCAATTTCAGTTTTGACCGAGCATCGCCATTTTCAAGGGGAGTTCCACTATTTAGAACTTGCGAAAGCGGCGAGTCAGCAGCCGATTCTCTGTAAAGATTTTGTGGTGGATGCCTATCAAATTTATAAAGCACGTTTCCATGGCGCGAATGCGATTTTACTGATGCTTTCGGTGCTGGATGATGCGGAATATGAGGCGTTAGCCAGTGTGGCGCATAGTCTTAAGATGGGCGTTTTAACGGAAGTGAATGATGAAGCGGAAGTTGAGCGAGCGTTAGCGCTTAATGCGAAAGTGATCGGCATTAATAACCGTGATCTTCGCGATCTCTCTATTGATTTAGGGAAAACGGAACGTCTTGCCAAATTGATGCCGGCAGAGCAGATCATCATTAGTGAATCGGGCATTTTAGAGCACGGGACGATGAAGGAATTGACCCAATTTGCCGATGGATTTTTAATTGGCAGTGCGCTGATGGCGGAAACCAATCTCGATCAAGCGGTGCGCAAAATGGTCAATGGCCCCCATAAAGTCTGTGGACTTACCTCAAATCAAGATGCTCAAGCGGCCTATGATGCGGGCGCAAGTTTCGGTGGCTTGATTTTTGTCCCGAGTTCTCCTCGCGCGGTAACACTCGATGAGGCGAAAACCATTATCGATGGCGTAAATCTTGGCTTTATCGGTGTATTCCAAAATGAATCGATTGATGAAATCGTAACCATTGCAACGGCATTAAATCTTGTAGGTATCCAGCTGCATGGCGATGAGTCAGGGGCCTATATCGAAAACCTTCAGAACGCTCTAGCTGTAGCAGGGAAGCCTTCAATCAAACTGATTAAAGCACTCTCCATTAAAGAGGATTTTGCGGAGATGATGAAAGGGGAGGAGACACCATTTTGCGAGCTTTTAACTCTCCACCGTGACGGCGTGATCGATTATCTACTGCTCGATGGTAAAAAGGGCGGCAGCGGCACGCCATTTAATTGGGCAATATTGCAAAATGCACCGCTGAAATCGCATCTTAAGCGCAGTTTTTTAGCCGGTGGCCTCAATCAAGATAATTTAGTCGAGGCGTTAGCCTTTAACAGTTACGGCGTCGATATTAACTCTGGCGCAGAGCGTGCACCTGGCAAAAAAGATGCCGGCATGCTGAATACCCTTTTTCAAATAATGACAGATAACTTAGTAGGAGTAAAACAATGA
- the trpB gene encoding tryptophan synthase subunit beta, whose translation MNRLDPYFGDFGGQFVPEILIPALDQLESAFIDAQNDPEFQAEFTDLLKNYAGRPTALTKCRNLTEGTNATLYLKREDLLHGGAHKTNQVLGQALLAKRMGKTRIIAETGAGQHGVATAIACALLGLECKIYMGAKDVARQSPNVFRMKLMGAEVIAVETGSKTLKDACNEALRDWSANYEDTHYLLGTAAGPHPFPTIVREFQKMIGEETKREIVKREGRLPDAVIACIGGGSNAIGMFTDFIPETGVRLIGVEPAGKGIDTGVHGASLKHGTLGVYFGMKAPMMQDEDGQIMESYSISAGLDFPAVGPQHAHLDSIGRAEYVSATDKEALGAFQDLCHREGILPALESSHALAYALKMIRDNPEKEQLLVVNLSGRGDKDIFTVYDILEKELEK comes from the coding sequence ATGAATCGTTTAGACCCATATTTTGGTGATTTTGGTGGCCAATTTGTGCCAGAGATCTTAATTCCAGCGCTCGATCAGCTTGAGTCGGCGTTCATTGATGCGCAAAATGATCCGGAATTCCAAGCGGAATTTACCGATCTTTTAAAGAACTATGCCGGGCGCCCGACCGCGCTTACAAAATGTCGCAATTTAACGGAAGGCACAAATGCGACGCTCTATCTTAAACGAGAAGATCTATTGCACGGCGGGGCCCATAAAACCAATCAAGTATTGGGGCAGGCACTTCTTGCAAAACGCATGGGGAAAACTCGTATTATTGCGGAAACCGGTGCCGGTCAACATGGCGTTGCTACCGCGATTGCGTGTGCGCTGTTAGGACTTGAATGTAAAATTTATATGGGCGCAAAAGATGTGGCGCGTCAGTCCCCGAATGTTTTTCGTATGAAGCTGATGGGGGCGGAGGTGATTGCTGTTGAAACTGGTTCAAAAACTCTTAAAGATGCCTGTAACGAGGCGCTTCGCGACTGGTCTGCAAATTATGAAGATACGCACTATCTTTTAGGAACGGCGGCAGGCCCGCATCCTTTTCCCACCATTGTGCGCGAGTTTCAAAAGATGATTGGTGAAGAGACGAAACGCGAGATTGTAAAACGTGAAGGACGACTTCCTGATGCGGTCATTGCTTGCATTGGCGGTGGCTCGAATGCGATCGGTATGTTTACCGATTTTATCCCTGAAACGGGTGTGAGATTAATTGGCGTTGAGCCCGCAGGAAAAGGGATTGATACCGGCGTTCATGGCGCATCTTTAAAACACGGCACACTCGGGGTCTATTTTGGTATGAAGGCGCCGATGATGCAGGATGAGGATGGGCAAATTATGGAATCCTATTCCATTTCAGCAGGACTTGATTTCCCCGCAGTTGGCCCGCAACACGCCCATCTTGATAGCATTGGTCGCGCCGAATATGTCTCGGCAACGGATAAAGAGGCGTTAGGTGCCTTTCAAGATCTGTGTCACCGCGAAGGAATTTTACCGGCGCTTGAATCATCGCACGCGCTTGCCTATGCGCTCAAAATGATTCGAGACAACCCTGAAAAAGAGCAGTTACTGGTGGTGAATCTCTCCGGACGGGGCGATAAAGATATTTTCACGGTGTATGACATTTTAGAAAAAGAGCTTGAGAAATAG
- the trpA gene encoding tryptophan synthase subunit alpha has translation MTMTQQHSTGRYAKLFTRLEANQEGAFVPFVVLGDPGFEASYNILVTLIENGADALELGIPFSDPLADGPEIQTAVLRAFAGGINVEKSFELIRRIRQNYPNIPIGLLMYSNLVQKNGIDHFYRRAEAAGVDSVLVADAPLREYAEFMKAAEAHNIDPIFICPPNATPETLEKIAELGAGYTYLVTRAGVTGVDQALTTDVAVRVNELTKVGAPPAIQGFGISTPEQAAFYIQSGVKGVISGSAIVRIIRENLTDEAVRLSKLGEFVRTMKAATKFKQSA, from the coding sequence ATGACGATGACACAGCAACATTCAACCGGGCGTTACGCCAAACTTTTTACCCGTTTAGAGGCCAATCAGGAAGGCGCGTTTGTTCCCTTTGTGGTACTTGGCGATCCTGGCTTTGAGGCGTCGTACAACATTTTGGTGACATTGATCGAAAATGGGGCCGATGCCCTTGAACTTGGGATTCCCTTTTCCGATCCGCTTGCCGATGGGCCAGAGATTCAAACGGCGGTGCTTCGTGCATTTGCGGGGGGCATTAATGTGGAAAAATCCTTTGAGCTTATTCGCCGGATTCGCCAAAACTACCCCAATATTCCGATCGGACTACTGATGTATAGCAATCTAGTGCAGAAAAACGGGATCGATCATTTTTACCGTAGGGCAGAAGCGGCGGGCGTTGATTCCGTTCTCGTTGCGGACGCGCCATTGCGTGAATATGCCGAATTTATGAAGGCGGCAGAAGCCCATAATATTGATCCGATCTTTATCTGCCCCCCGAATGCGACGCCTGAAACACTTGAGAAAATCGCCGAATTGGGCGCAGGATACACCTATTTAGTTACCCGTGCAGGGGTCACCGGTGTCGACCAAGCGCTCACAACGGATGTCGCGGTGCGGGTAAACGAGCTAACAAAAGTGGGCGCACCTCCAGCGATTCAAGGGTTTGGCATTAGCACCCCTGAACAAGCAGCATTTTACATTCAAAGTGGCGTAAAAGGGGTGATTAGCGGATCGGCCATTGTGCGGATTATTCGTGAGAATTTAACTGACGAAGCGGTGCGTTTATCAAAGCTTGGGGAATTTGTTCGCACTATGAAAGCGGCCACTAAGTTTAAACAGTCAGCATAA
- a CDS encoding anthranilate synthase component 1, which produces MNLLTSHRIHARASEETSDRPINLYRFESAVSYKADPLALYHGLTQGNKNTLLYESADLDHQHALKSFMIIDVSLRIAGLRDEVTVTALTLNGEGMLKILAESALKPYLSEKNRKALRFKFKEEHPHSPIDILRTIQALADPALDNDYSLFLGGLLGYDLVGFYHGITIPEKNRTHDMVVYLAESMVAIDHVTKTATLQINQYGDDAELEMQLRDRFVELKEAIAERYTLPEAPKKVAKPEVIESDETHFLESVTALKERIKSGEFAQIVPSRTFKIACDSPLHAYARLKASHPSPYLFYLNDADFVLFGASPERALKFDRISRELELYPIAGTKPRGRIDGEIDPTLDERIEEELKNDPKEVSEHMMLVELAKEDLAPISEADSIIVRDLMKIDRYAYVMHLVSRVQSRLQPGLDAFDAYIATMNMGTLTGSPKGHAMETIYQIEDEARGSYGGGIGYLTSFGDLDSCIVIRSAMVKEGIAKVQAGAGIVADSVPQTELEETRNKASAVVRAIVGE; this is translated from the coding sequence ATGAATTTATTAACATCCCATCGTATTCACGCAAGAGCTTCAGAGGAAACCTCTGATCGCCCCATCAACCTTTATCGTTTTGAGAGTGCCGTTTCCTATAAAGCCGATCCGCTTGCGCTCTATCACGGATTAACTCAGGGGAACAAAAATACACTTCTCTATGAGTCAGCCGATCTTGACCATCAACATGCGCTCAAAAGTTTTATGATTATTGATGTGAGCCTTCGAATTGCGGGGCTTCGTGATGAGGTAACAGTAACAGCGCTCACCCTAAACGGGGAGGGCATGCTTAAGATTTTGGCAGAAAGTGCATTAAAACCCTATCTGAGCGAAAAAAATCGCAAAGCGCTTCGCTTTAAATTTAAAGAGGAGCATCCCCATTCCCCCATCGATATTTTGCGCACGATTCAGGCTCTTGCCGATCCTGCGTTAGACAATGATTATTCGCTCTTTTTAGGCGGACTGCTTGGCTATGATCTCGTGGGTTTTTATCATGGCATCACCATTCCTGAGAAAAATCGCACCCACGATATGGTGGTCTATCTTGCGGAATCGATGGTCGCGATCGATCATGTGACGAAAACGGCGACGCTGCAAATCAATCAATATGGCGATGATGCCGAGCTTGAGATGCAGCTGCGTGACCGATTTGTGGAGCTTAAAGAGGCGATTGCGGAGCGTTATACGCTTCCAGAAGCACCTAAAAAAGTTGCAAAACCTGAGGTGATTGAGAGCGATGAAACTCACTTTTTGGAGAGCGTAACTGCGCTAAAAGAACGGATTAAGAGCGGTGAATTTGCTCAAATTGTGCCTTCACGAACCTTTAAAATTGCGTGCGATTCTCCGCTTCATGCTTATGCGCGTCTTAAAGCGTCTCATCCGAGCCCATATCTTTTTTATCTCAATGATGCCGATTTTGTCCTCTTTGGCGCGTCACCGGAGCGGGCGCTTAAGTTTGATCGAATCAGCCGTGAACTTGAGCTCTATCCCATTGCCGGCACAAAACCCCGTGGGCGGATTGACGGGGAAATTGATCCAACGCTCGATGAGCGCATTGAAGAAGAGCTTAAAAATGACCCCAAAGAGGTGAGCGAACATATGATGCTCGTCGAGCTTGCAAAAGAGGATTTAGCCCCGATCTCGGAAGCGGATTCGATCATTGTGCGCGATCTGATGAAAATTGACCGTTATGCCTATGTGATGCATCTTGTCTCGCGGGTTCAATCGCGGTTACAACCTGGTCTTGATGCCTTTGATGCCTACATTGCGACGATGAATATGGGTACTTTAACCGGTAGCCCGAAAGGCCATGCGATGGAGACGATCTACCAGATAGAAGATGAAGCGCGCGGAAGCTACGGAGGGGGAATTGGCTATCTTACAAGTTTTGGTGATCTCGATAGCTGTATTGTGATTCGCTCTGCGATGGTGAAAGAGGGGATTGCCAAAGTCCAAGCCGGTGCCGGAATTGTTGCCGATTCAGTTCCACAAACCGAGCTCGAAGAGACCCGCAATAAAGCCAGCGCGGTGGTGAGAGCGATTGTGGGCGAGTAG
- a CDS encoding sodium:proton antiporter yields the protein MRKTVFMLFGLLLLPLSAHADQAANFQGELLSPIWGIPFAGIILSIALFPLFAPKVWDENFGKITLAWTLTFFLPLIYQYGFNTGMSIFVDALFSEFIPFILLLLVLFAASGGINISGNLVASPKFNVGILALGTVLASVMGTTGAAMLLIRPLLQANRNRKYRMHLAIFFIFLVANVGGGLTPLGDPPLFLGFLNGIDFFWTLKYMFGPVLVMSGLLLALFFVMDTYLFRKEGLKKSDEKTTFIMIGKLNFLIILGVLLGIIVSGTWNPGIEFKIYDTTLTIQGIMRDLLFIVLTLVSMKITSREIRRSNNFNWYPIIEVAKLFSGIFLTIVPVIMILQAGENGAFAKIMEVTHDEAGNPINAVYFWVTTFLSAFLDNAPTYLVFFNMAAGDLNGPDAAQYLMNSVPTTLLAISMGTVFTGPLTYIGNAPNFMIKALAEQEGIKMPSFFGYMFRAMIVLVPVYFLLIYLFL from the coding sequence ATGCGTAAAACCGTTTTTATGCTGTTCGGACTTCTACTGTTGCCACTCAGCGCACACGCCGATCAAGCTGCCAACTTTCAAGGAGAATTGCTCTCTCCAATCTGGGGAATCCCCTTCGCCGGAATTATCCTCTCCATCGCCCTCTTTCCCCTTTTTGCCCCTAAAGTTTGGGACGAAAATTTCGGAAAAATCACCCTTGCCTGGACACTGACTTTCTTCCTGCCATTAATCTATCAATATGGATTTAATACCGGGATGAGCATCTTTGTCGACGCGCTTTTTAGCGAATTTATCCCCTTTATTTTATTACTGCTGGTGCTCTTTGCAGCCTCTGGCGGAATCAATATTTCAGGGAATTTAGTCGCGAGCCCAAAGTTTAACGTAGGGATACTAGCCCTCGGCACCGTACTTGCCTCAGTGATGGGGACAACTGGCGCTGCAATGTTACTTATTCGCCCACTCTTACAAGCCAATCGCAATCGTAAATATCGTATGCACCTTGCGATCTTCTTTATCTTCTTAGTTGCCAACGTCGGTGGTGGGTTAACGCCGCTTGGGGATCCGCCACTCTTTCTTGGATTCTTAAACGGGATTGACTTTTTCTGGACGTTAAAATATATGTTCGGCCCGGTGCTGGTGATGTCTGGATTACTGCTTGCGCTCTTCTTTGTGATGGATACTTATCTATTCCGTAAAGAAGGTCTTAAGAAAAGTGATGAAAAGACCACCTTTATTATGATTGGAAAACTCAATTTCCTCATTATTTTAGGCGTTCTTTTAGGCATTATCGTATCAGGGACGTGGAATCCTGGCATTGAGTTTAAAATCTACGATACGACGCTCACCATTCAAGGCATCATGCGCGATCTTCTCTTTATTGTATTGACGCTTGTGTCGATGAAGATCACCTCGCGCGAGATTCGCCGTAGTAATAACTTTAACTGGTACCCCATTATTGAGGTGGCTAAACTCTTCTCAGGGATTTTTCTCACCATTGTTCCGGTCATTATGATTTTACAAGCCGGGGAAAATGGCGCGTTTGCAAAAATTATGGAAGTCACCCACGATGAGGCGGGCAATCCCATTAATGCGGTCTATTTCTGGGTGACCACCTTCTTATCGGCCTTCTTAGATAATGCGCCGACCTATCTTGTCTTCTTTAATATGGCGGCCGGTGACTTAAATGGCCCGGATGCTGCGCAATACTTGATGAATTCTGTGCCAACGACGCTTCTTGCGATCTCGATGGGTACGGTATTTACAGGGCCGCTCACCTATATCGGAAATGCGCCAAACTTTATGATCAAAGCGCTCGCTGAACAGGAGGGAATTAAAATGCCCTCCTTCTTTGGCTATATGTTCCGCGCGATGATCGTCTTAGTACCGGTCTATTTCCTCTTGATTTACCTCTTCTTGTAG
- a CDS encoding amidohydrolase family protein yields MNALAQSRQILNHDFYTRNKSLKAHLLRSIQENGGWVNAHMHGDRAFTIDFEGFEVYQNQTLIEKWDTLDRIKSQMTEDDYYRHFSMALERMIEQGVAAVGSFIDIDPICEERAITAALKAREIYKNDITVKLVNQTLKGVIDKEARYWFDKGADLVDIIGGLPRRDLRDHGEGMDLKHLDILMETGKKLDKMVHVHVDQFNSCDEKETEMLTDKTIEHGMNGKVVAIHSISITAHSEEYRQMLYKKMLEAQMMVIACPFAWIDSPRREDQGPTRNSITPADELAKAGIPVAVGTDNIADYMLPFTDGDMWEELKLLITGCRYTNIDEAINIATRNGRMALGLEPYSRV; encoded by the coding sequence ATGAACGCATTAGCACAATCACGACAAATTTTAAATCACGATTTCTATACCCGTAACAAAAGCCTTAAAGCCCATCTCTTACGCAGCATTCAAGAAAATGGCGGGTGGGTCAATGCGCATATGCATGGTGACCGTGCGTTCACAATCGACTTTGAAGGGTTTGAGGTCTATCAAAACCAAACGCTCATCGAAAAATGGGACACTTTAGATCGCATCAAATCACAAATGACCGAAGATGATTACTATCGTCACTTTAGCATGGCGCTTGAGCGTATGATCGAGCAGGGCGTTGCCGCGGTGGGAAGTTTCATCGATATCGACCCAATTTGTGAAGAGCGCGCAATTACCGCAGCCCTTAAAGCCCGTGAAATCTACAAAAATGACATCACGGTAAAACTTGTGAATCAAACGCTTAAAGGGGTGATTGATAAAGAAGCGCGTTACTGGTTCGATAAAGGGGCGGATTTAGTGGATATTATCGGCGGTTTACCACGTCGTGACCTTCGCGATCATGGGGAAGGCATGGACTTAAAACACCTCGATATATTGATGGAAACCGGTAAAAAGCTCGATAAAATGGTGCACGTTCACGTTGACCAATTTAACTCATGTGACGAGAAAGAGACCGAGATGTTGACCGATAAAACCATCGAGCACGGCATGAACGGAAAAGTGGTAGCGATTCACTCGATCTCCATTACCGCGCATTCAGAAGAATATCGTCAAATGCTCTACAAAAAAATGTTAGAAGCGCAAATGATGGTGATTGCTTGCCCATTTGCTTGGATCGATAGCCCACGCCGTGAAGATCAAGGTCCAACGCGCAACTCAATTACCCCAGCGGACGAGCTTGCTAAAGCAGGAATTCCCGTTGCAGTCGGTACCGATAATATCGCTGACTACATGCTTCCTTTTACCGATGGAGACATGTGGGAAGAGCTTAAATTACTCATCACCGGTTGCCGTTACACCAACATCGATGAAGCGATCAATATCGCAACTCGTAACGGTCGTATGGCGCTCGGTTTAGAACCCTATTCACGCGTATAG
- a CDS encoding NAD(+)/NADH kinase, protein MKHFQNIGLILSDENSPEVREVVERTKRILDDNGCRYYEVDNLPYRSTAYPENVMQRLGACDLLMVFGGDGTFLGIARKVHALNVPLLGVNLGHLGFLVDLDQKAVRENLENILNGEYTRENRFLLSMRINEELMSLAMNDVVIHKTQLSRLIELDVNVNGEYLTSYRADGLIFSTPTGSTAYSLSTGGPIIYPTLPAILIAPICPHTFSHRPIVLPSSSAITIQHHPSMEKPVNVTCDGQELFTLKKEDRLSIHSNEFDITLIHPLEYSFFSILKEKLSWGLQPSLQGR, encoded by the coding sequence ATGAAACATTTTCAAAATATTGGCCTCATCTTAAGCGATGAAAATTCCCCAGAAGTGCGCGAGGTGGTTGAGCGTACGAAGCGAATTTTAGACGATAATGGATGTCGCTATTATGAAGTCGACAATTTGCCGTATCGATCAACGGCCTATCCTGAAAATGTGATGCAGCGTTTAGGCGCGTGCGATCTTTTAATGGTATTTGGGGGTGATGGTACGTTTTTAGGCATTGCGCGAAAAGTCCATGCCCTCAATGTTCCGCTTTTAGGGGTGAACCTCGGTCATCTTGGGTTTTTAGTGGATCTTGACCAAAAGGCGGTGCGTGAAAATCTTGAGAATATATTAAATGGGGAATATACCCGTGAAAATCGCTTTTTGCTCTCGATGCGCATCAATGAAGAGTTGATGTCGCTTGCGATGAATGATGTGGTGATTCATAAAACCCAGCTCTCGCGCCTTATTGAACTTGATGTGAACGTCAATGGCGAATATCTAACTAGTTACCGTGCCGATGGGCTGATTTTCTCAACGCCCACAGGGTCAACGGCCTATTCGCTCTCAACGGGCGGGCCGATTATCTATCCAACGCTTCCCGCGATCTTAATTGCACCGATCTGTCCGCATACCTTTAGCCATCGTCCGATTGTGTTGCCATCGAGCAGTGCGATTACCATTCAACATCACCCCTCGATGGAAAAGCCGGTCAATGTCACCTGCGATGGGCAAGAGCTCTTTACTCTAAAAAAGGAAGATAGACTCTCGATCCATAGCAATGAATTTGATATCACCTTGATTCATCCGCTGGAATACAGCTTTTTTAGCATCTTAAAAGAGAAGCTTAGCTGGGGATTACAGCCATCGCTCCAAGGACGTTAG
- the trpD gene encoding anthranilate phosphoribosyltransferase, whose amino-acid sequence MKAIFNKLYQSESLFLGESQTLFSSIARGELTHSQLAAALICMKLRGETPEEIAGAAQSFLEVVKPFPRPDYAFADIVGTGGDGANTVNISTASALVAASCGVKVAKHGNRSVSSLTGSSDLLAKLGVNLAATPNESRKMMDEHNICFLFAPQYHEGFKHAAPVRTELGTRTLFNVLGPLVNPARPPYALIGVYHEDLVRPIAETLNLLGYKRAMVVHGSGVDEVALHGPTKVAELNGGKIDEYEVVPQDFGLNSHPLSMLVGGTPDENRASLLKMLEGRAPEAHEHAVAINVAMLLKLFGNEDLKENAATALASIREGRALALLNTITGKEVQ is encoded by the coding sequence ATGAAAGCAATTTTTAATAAACTCTACCAATCAGAAAGTCTCTTTTTAGGCGAGAGCCAAACGTTGTTTTCAAGCATCGCTCGTGGTGAGCTGACGCACTCTCAACTTGCCGCAGCACTCATCTGTATGAAGCTTCGCGGTGAAACGCCTGAAGAGATCGCTGGCGCTGCCCAATCTTTTTTAGAAGTGGTCAAACCCTTTCCCCGTCCTGATTATGCGTTTGCTGATATCGTCGGTACCGGCGGTGATGGGGCAAACACTGTCAATATCTCAACAGCGAGTGCCCTTGTTGCGGCAAGCTGTGGTGTAAAAGTTGCCAAACATGGAAATCGCTCCGTATCGAGCCTCACAGGATCATCGGACCTTTTAGCAAAACTTGGAGTGAATCTCGCAGCAACGCCGAATGAATCACGCAAAATGATGGACGAGCACAATATCTGCTTTCTCTTTGCACCGCAATATCATGAAGGCTTTAAACATGCGGCGCCCGTTCGTACAGAGCTTGGCACGCGGACGCTCTTTAATGTGCTCGGGCCCCTTGTGAACCCGGCACGTCCTCCTTATGCGTTGATTGGTGTTTATCACGAAGATCTCGTCCGTCCCATCGCGGAAACGCTCAATCTTCTCGGCTATAAACGTGCAATGGTGGTGCATGGTAGCGGGGTTGATGAGGTAGCGCTTCATGGGCCAACGAAAGTGGCGGAACTTAATGGCGGTAAGATCGATGAATATGAGGTGGTGCCACAAGATTTTGGTTTAAATAGCCATCCGCTCTCTATGTTGGTCGGCGGTACGCCCGATGAAAACCGTGCCTCGCTCCTTAAAATGCTTGAGGGACGAGCACCAGAAGCCCATGAACATGCCGTTGCCATCAATGTGGCGATGCTGTTAAAACTCTTTGGCAATGAAGATTTAAAAGAGAATGCCGCCACTGCGTTAGCCTCGATTCGAGAAGGGCGTGCGCTCGCACTTTTAAATACCATTACCGGAAAAGAGGTGCAATAA
- a CDS encoding spore coat protein U domain-containing protein encodes MGKMNLKQLLTVGTILMVGSVFSSAQAQNQATGTIDVKLTLTESCSVGGADLKPGDNIKMGEFNFGTEPASYIGDLEESLSLKVRCVTANPVKLTLTSGLYDTQLADSRAMKSTDGDVYVGYNVYKQPLKVDKVSNGDVFYEQPANTVEEQTVVLHGVATMVSGGGYKPGDYADTLTVNVDF; translated from the coding sequence ATGGGAAAAATGAATCTTAAGCAGTTATTAACAGTCGGAACCATTTTGATGGTGGGAAGTGTTTTTTCATCAGCGCAGGCACAAAACCAAGCAACAGGCACCATTGATGTCAAACTCACCTTGACTGAATCGTGTAGCGTCGGTGGGGCAGACTTAAAGCCGGGCGATAATATCAAAATGGGTGAGTTTAACTTCGGAACAGAACCTGCAAGTTACATTGGGGATTTAGAGGAATCGTTATCACTCAAAGTGCGTTGCGTTACCGCCAATCCTGTAAAACTAACATTAACGAGCGGTCTGTATGATACGCAACTCGCTGATTCCCGTGCAATGAAGAGTACTGATGGGGATGTTTATGTTGGCTATAACGTCTATAAACAGCCTTTAAAAGTAGATAAAGTGTCCAATGGCGATGTTTTTTATGAACAGCCAGCCAATACTGTTGAAGAGCAAACTGTTGTGTTACATGGTGTTGCAACGATGGTTTCGGGAGGCGGTTATAAGCCGGGCGATTATGCCGATACTTTAACGGTTAATGTCGATTTCTAA
- a CDS encoding spore coat U domain-containing protein, with the protein MMRNTKRFLIGMFGIFLLSQSPAVECMQSSGNCVIKVSATITEGCSISSQSDNAPLGMLDFGVHPALGRGDLYASFTSNSAITFLCTPGLTLQMSIDGGNHYLESRRLENMGSYISYTLYFDNAFQKEIGIGVPVNISPNADGTLVLPVYGALTLPETGPSGLYRDTLTVTITY; encoded by the coding sequence ATGATGAGAAATACCAAACGTTTTTTAATCGGGATGTTTGGTATTTTTTTGCTTAGCCAGAGTCCCGCTGTTGAATGCATGCAAAGTAGTGGCAATTGCGTTATTAAGGTGAGTGCAACGATTACAGAAGGCTGTTCGATCTCAAGTCAATCGGATAATGCCCCATTGGGTATGTTAGATTTTGGTGTCCATCCTGCGTTAGGAAGAGGTGATCTCTATGCAAGTTTTACCAGCAATAGTGCAATCACTTTTCTGTGTACGCCGGGATTGACACTGCAGATGAGTATTGATGGGGGAAATCATTATTTGGAAAGTCGGCGACTTGAAAATATGGGGAGCTATATCTCCTATACGCTCTATTTCGATAATGCCTTTCAAAAAGAGATTGGCATTGGCGTTCCTGTAAATATCTCACCCAATGCGGATGGAACATTGGTTCTACCGGTTTATGGGGCGTTAACCTTACCGGAAACGGGGCCTTCAGGACTGTATCGAGATACATTAACGGTCACAATTACTTATTAA